A part of Corynebacterium afermentans subsp. lipophilum genomic DNA contains:
- the hpf gene encoding ribosome hibernation-promoting factor, HPF/YfiA family: MTSADRNPNLETLSPEAQVTITGRNVEVPEHFQERVNGKLAKIEKLDPTLKSFHVELKHEKNPRREAEAERIQITATGSGHLARAEAKEENFYSALETAVDKLERSLRKVKARRNIAMSGHRAPKSTGVLAAEMEAEAKAEQERAAQEAGKYDVDPYADQVEDVVPGQIVRSKVHSNAPRSVDDALSEMELVGHDFYLFVNEETNRPAVVYRRHAFDYGLIELAPEADAE; the protein is encoded by the coding sequence ATGACGTCTGCAGACCGCAACCCGAACCTAGAGACGCTGAGCCCGGAAGCCCAGGTCACCATCACCGGTCGAAACGTCGAGGTCCCAGAGCATTTCCAGGAACGAGTAAACGGCAAGCTGGCCAAGATTGAAAAGCTTGATCCGACGCTCAAGTCGTTCCATGTGGAGCTGAAGCACGAGAAGAACCCGCGCCGCGAGGCAGAGGCGGAGCGCATCCAGATCACCGCCACCGGCTCGGGCCACTTGGCCCGCGCTGAGGCGAAGGAGGAGAACTTCTACTCCGCGCTCGAGACCGCGGTGGACAAGCTTGAGCGTTCGCTGCGCAAGGTCAAGGCGCGCCGCAACATCGCAATGTCCGGCCACCGCGCACCGAAGAGCACCGGTGTGCTGGCCGCGGAGATGGAGGCGGAGGCGAAGGCCGAGCAGGAGCGCGCGGCACAGGAAGCTGGCAAGTACGACGTGGACCCGTACGCCGACCAGGTCGAGGACGTTGTCCCGGGCCAGATCGTGCGCTCCAAGGTGCACTCCAACGCCCCGCGCAGCGTGGACGATGCGCTCAGCGAGATGGAGCTGGTGGGACACGACTTCTACCTCTTCGTCAATGAGGAGACCAACCGTCCGGCTGTGGTCTACCGCCGCCACGCGTTCGATTACGGTCTGATTGAGCTTGCCCCGGAGGCAGATGCCGAGTAG
- the secA gene encoding preprotein translocase subunit SecA, whose protein sequence is MFGLSKLLRAGEGRTVKRLAKIADQVMALDDEYSALTDEELKAKTVEFKDKIADGASLDDILLDAFATAREASWRVLGQKHFKVQIMGGAALHFGNVAEMKTGEGKTLTSVLPAYLNALSGKGVHIVTVNDYLAKRDAEMMGRVHHFLGLEVGVILSDMRPAERKKAYDADITYGTNNELGFDYLRDNMTRSVDDIVQRGHNYAIVDEVDSILIDEARTPLIISGPVDGSSQFYNVFAQLAPRMREGIHYEVDQRKRTVGISEEGVEFVEDQLGIDNLYAPEHSQLVSYLNNAIKAKELFERDKDYIIRQGEVMIVDGFTGRVLAGRRYNEGMHQAIEAKEQVEIKNENQTLATVTLQNYFRLYDKLSGMTGTAETEAAELHQIYKMDVVQIPPNRPNQRADRDDLIYKTQEAKFAAVAEDIAEHAAKGQPVLVGTTSVERSEYLSQLLTRKGVKHNVLNAKYHEEEGRIIAEAGLPGKVTVSTNMAGRGTDIVLGGNPEILLDAKLQAQGLDPLEDSERYQEAWDEQLPAAKERSQQLGDEVREAGGLYVIGTERHESRRIDNQLRGRSGRQGDPGETRFYLSMRDELMVRFVGQSMENMMNRLNVPDDVPIEAKMVSNAIKGAQSQVENQNFEMRKNVLKYDEVLNEQRKVVYRERQEILGSKDIAGQVRRMIDSTISAYVDGATAEGYVEDWDLDGLWNALESLYGPAVSAQELIDGDEYGRAGELTSEQLRQALVDDANAQYDKLEENVAAIGGEEQMRNLERMVILPIIDTKWREHLYEMDYLKEGIGLRAMAQRDPLVEYQKEGGDMFNAMNEAVQEETVRQLFTMRKQFETQEAEQAADAGGSTVV, encoded by the coding sequence GTGTTTGGACTGTCAAAGCTGCTCCGTGCCGGTGAGGGGCGCACCGTAAAGCGCCTTGCCAAGATCGCCGATCAGGTCATGGCGCTCGACGACGAGTACTCGGCGCTGACCGACGAGGAGCTCAAGGCTAAGACCGTCGAGTTCAAGGACAAGATCGCTGACGGCGCGAGCCTGGACGACATCCTGCTCGACGCGTTCGCCACCGCCCGCGAAGCCTCCTGGCGCGTGCTCGGCCAGAAGCACTTCAAGGTGCAGATCATGGGCGGCGCCGCCCTGCACTTCGGCAACGTCGCCGAGATGAAAACCGGTGAAGGCAAGACCCTGACCTCGGTGCTGCCGGCGTACCTGAATGCCCTGTCCGGCAAGGGCGTGCACATTGTCACGGTGAACGACTACCTGGCCAAGCGTGACGCCGAGATGATGGGCCGTGTCCACCACTTCCTGGGCCTTGAGGTGGGCGTGATCCTGTCCGACATGCGCCCGGCCGAGCGCAAGAAGGCTTACGACGCCGACATCACCTACGGAACCAACAACGAGCTCGGCTTCGACTACCTGCGCGACAACATGACGCGCTCCGTCGACGACATTGTCCAGCGCGGGCACAACTACGCCATCGTGGATGAGGTGGACTCCATCCTCATCGACGAGGCGCGTACCCCGCTGATCATCTCCGGCCCGGTGGACGGCTCCAGCCAGTTCTACAACGTGTTCGCGCAGCTCGCTCCGCGCATGCGCGAGGGCATCCACTACGAGGTGGACCAGCGCAAGCGCACCGTGGGCATTTCCGAGGAGGGCGTGGAGTTCGTCGAGGACCAGCTGGGCATTGACAACCTCTACGCCCCGGAGCACTCGCAGCTGGTCAGTTACCTCAACAACGCCATCAAGGCGAAGGAGCTGTTCGAGCGCGACAAGGACTACATCATCCGCCAGGGTGAGGTGATGATCGTGGACGGGTTCACCGGCCGCGTGTTGGCGGGCCGCCGCTACAACGAGGGCATGCACCAGGCCATTGAGGCCAAGGAGCAGGTGGAGATCAAAAACGAGAACCAGACCCTGGCCACGGTGACCTTGCAGAACTACTTCCGTCTTTACGACAAGCTGTCCGGCATGACCGGTACCGCCGAGACCGAGGCGGCGGAGCTGCACCAGATTTACAAGATGGACGTCGTGCAGATCCCGCCGAACCGTCCGAACCAGCGCGCGGACCGCGACGACCTGATCTACAAGACTCAGGAGGCGAAGTTCGCCGCCGTTGCGGAAGACATCGCGGAGCACGCGGCGAAGGGACAGCCGGTGCTGGTGGGCACCACCTCGGTGGAGCGTTCCGAGTACCTGTCGCAGCTGCTCACCCGCAAGGGCGTGAAGCACAACGTGCTCAACGCGAAGTACCACGAGGAAGAGGGCCGCATCATCGCCGAGGCCGGTCTGCCCGGCAAGGTGACCGTGTCCACCAACATGGCCGGCCGCGGTACCGACATCGTGCTTGGCGGTAACCCGGAGATTCTCCTGGACGCGAAGCTGCAGGCGCAGGGCCTGGATCCACTGGAGGATTCGGAGCGCTACCAGGAGGCGTGGGACGAGCAGCTGCCGGCGGCCAAGGAGCGTTCGCAGCAGCTTGGCGACGAGGTGCGCGAGGCCGGCGGTCTGTACGTCATCGGCACTGAGCGCCACGAGTCGCGCCGCATTGACAACCAGCTGCGCGGCCGCTCCGGCCGCCAGGGCGATCCGGGCGAGACCCGCTTCTACCTGTCCATGCGCGACGAGCTCATGGTGCGTTTCGTGGGCCAGTCCATGGAGAACATGATGAACCGCCTCAACGTGCCGGATGATGTGCCGATTGAGGCGAAGATGGTCTCCAACGCGATTAAGGGTGCGCAGTCTCAGGTGGAGAACCAGAACTTCGAGATGCGCAAGAACGTGCTCAAGTACGACGAGGTGCTCAACGAGCAGCGCAAGGTGGTCTACCGCGAGCGCCAGGAGATCCTGGGCTCGAAGGATATCGCCGGCCAGGTGCGCCGCATGATCGATTCGACCATCAGCGCCTATGTCGACGGCGCGACCGCCGAGGGCTACGTGGAGGACTGGGACCTCGACGGCCTGTGGAACGCGCTGGAGTCCCTCTACGGTCCGGCGGTCAGCGCGCAGGAGCTCATCGACGGCGACGAGTACGGCCGCGCCGGCGAGCTCACCTCGGAGCAGCTGCGTCAGGCGCTTGTCGACGACGCGAACGCGCAGTACGACAAGCTGGAGGAAAACGTCGCAGCGATCGGTGGCGAGGAGCAGATGCGCAACCTGGAGCGCATGGTGATCCTGCCGATCATCGACACGAAGTGGCGCGAGCACCTCTACGAGATGGACTACCTCAAGGAGGGCATCGGCCTGCGCGCGATGGCGCAGCGTGACCCGCTGGTGGAGTACCAGAAGGAAGGCGGCGACATGTTCAACGCGATGAACGAGGCCGTCCAGGAGGAGACGGTGCGCCAGCTGTTTACCATGCGCAAGCAGTTCGAGACCCAGGAAGCTGAGCAGGCGGCTGATGCGGGCGGCTCCACCGTCGTCTAG